CAAAGAATGTCTCGCCATCTTTATTGATTGTAGCTTCTGTCATTCGAGTTTTTGGGTCAAAGGGTACAAATGCTGTCTGAGAATAACCATCAAATGGGATGTCCGCTTGGGCTGTAGCAGTCAAAAATGCGATGTCGATTGGGTCTAGATTGGCTTCATTCGATGCAAGTGCGCCATAGAGTAAAACATCCTTTTTGCTGAATCCATTGAGGGGTATTTCTTCCTCGACAAAGAGTTTGTTCATTGTTAGAGTGCCTGTCTTATCTGCGCAAAGTACATCCATGGTGGCGGCATCTTCGCTTGCGCTGAGCCTTGTGACTAATACGCCCTGTTTTGCTAGTACCGCTGAGCCTAATGCCATGTTTATGGTAAACATTGTTGGCATCGCCACTGGAACAGAGGCTATGAGTAACACGCCAGCAAGGGGCAGCAATACGGCGAGATCGAATCCCGTCAATACAGCGTATACAAAGACGATTAGTAAAGATGCGAGGACTATTATGGCGAGTTGACGTGCAACTTTTACTGTGACTTCTTCCATATGCAGTTTGGGTTTTGCGAGGTCAAGCAGGGAGATAGTTCTTCCAAAATAGGTCTTGGTCCCCGTGGCATCAACTACTCCAGTAGCTTCCCCACGTTTCACAGCTGAACCAGAATACGCTATTTCTGAAGGTGACTTATCGACGATACCAGATTCACCGGTAAGCACCGACTGGTCTAGACCAATTGAACCATCCACTATTTTTACATCGGCTGGCAGCAGGTCGCCGATTCTTACTCTAACAAGGTCTCCTGGGACAAGCTCCCTAGCTTGAACGATGGACCATTTTCCATCTCGTTTTACTCGGCTTTGGATTCTTAGTCTTTGCTTGAGTTTAGCCATCGCTGCTTTGGCTCTGCCTTCTCGCCAAAGAGACATTCCTGCGTTGAAGAAAAGTAGAAAGACTATGACAAGCGCCTGTGGATACTTGCCCAGTATCAAAGTGACAATGGCTGTGGCTTCAAGCATCCAAGGCACAATGCCCCAAAAACGTTTTCCCAACCTTGAGAGAAAGCTTACTTTTTTCTCGGGGACTTCATTATATCCGAAAGTTGCTAATCTTTCCTTAACTTCCTGATTATTCAGTCCTGTTTCTAAATTTGTTGCTTGGAGCTCTTTTTGTTCTTTT
The genomic region above belongs to Candidatus Bathyarchaeota archaeon and contains:
- a CDS encoding HAD-IC family P-type ATPase, with protein sequence MEKEQKELQATNLETGLNNQEVKERLATFGYNEVPEKKVSFLSRLGKRFWGIVPWMLEATAIVTLILGKYPQALVIVFLLFFNAGMSLWREGRAKAAMAKLKQRLRIQSRVKRDGKWSIVQARELVPGDLVRVRIGDLLPADVKIVDGSIGLDQSVLTGESGIVDKSPSEIAYSGSAVKRGEATGVVDATGTKTYFGRTISLLDLAKPKLHMEEVTVKVARQLAIIVLASLLIVFVYAVLTGFDLAVLLPLAGVLLIASVPVAMPTMFTINMALGSAVLAKQGVLVTRLSASEDAATMDVLCADKTGTLTMNKLFVEEEIPLNGFSKKDVLLYGALASNEANLDPIDIAFLTATAQADIPFDGYSQTAFVPFDPKTRMTEATINKDGETFF